The sequence ggctattcggggagagaagttgacattgactttacgtcaactctcaatgtggccgaacagccttaAAAACAACCCAAAGATTTTGCCTGCAATTCTTGCAACAACTCTTGTAGATATTCATCTAATTATTCTACCTCAGCTAATTTCCCTAAACCAGGTTTAACTCTATGGCTAAGCATCGCTTAAGAGTTAATCAAATTTGACGAATTTTTTTCACTTCCGCTCAGGCGTTAAACTCGGTTTAAGCGTATAGGTATTTATTGGATATGCACCGCCTATGTACTATACGATTGGTGAAGAAATTGCCCTCAAAAGCATTAAAAATATGCTTAAAAACAGGGCGTGTAGCAAAATGCAAGGTATGGTGCAAAATGGCACACTTCCCTGATAAATAAacggtgaacgcatggttgtttgtaaaccttaGCGGATTGAACGAGGGAGTTGAAAGAATTACAAATCGATGAATTTCAGTAaaattcaaaggattttttttcgatcttTGCACTACATATTGCGATAATGAATAGctaatattgaattgtaatTATAATATAAGGCGGGTCAGAGCAGTTTTTGAGCATCGtgtactttttatttatttaactatGATGTACAgaccattgacgaatacatagaccgaaatgtccggtacaaagccatcaggaaatcgggcaccatgtcttcttcttcattttgaagaaaatacccctcgtgggtgacgaattacataaatattttacgagcgctgacttacccctctcgacgttttgacagtttgtctGATTGTTTTTCTCCCTCACCTTGCGTCGTCGTTTCGGTTTTGAATCGAcgcataaataaatattaatccGTATCAAAATTGATATGTTTCTTTGTGCGGGGTGTAGTAAATGAGAGCCGCTTCCATTATAAAAAATCGGAGAGGATTTATTTGACCGGAACCTGGTTCGCTGTTCGCTCTTGTCATCGTCACCGAAAAATTGGCAAAAAATGTGTGGTGCACGGCTGCGGAAGCCGAACCGGAGATACGGTTTCATTTTACGGATTTCCGAACGATCCTGGCACGTAAGTACTCTGTAATTGAATATGTATCTGAGAGCACCAAATATTAAGCAGTTAAGAAAATTTGAGGACAACGTCATGGAAAGAtacgacattgttgtttcataagagTGAAAGtttcaaacgtaaacattgactttttCCGCTGATTCCATTTTTCTCGATAtttatactaaggacacacctgtggtacttgtaccatggtacaagagtacaagaaaaattattccaagattaTCTTTGATTAAGACAATAATTGATATGgtactcatttcattttttaaattttatacgCGGGAAATTTCAAATCGCCGCCGTATACTTCAACATGAAggattttgttgtttctcaccattgtatgtttttttttatttttacttctcGAATTCGTCTATATTTCAtagaaaaaatgatttattgtgCTACGAAATGATATTTAAGCGTGTGGATTAATTTCagtgtatttattttttaaaggtTAACGCAGTGGCTTCATTTCTGTGATCAGGTGGAAATGCGTGAAGCAGGACAAAGCAAGGATGTGTTCAAGTTCCGGCATGTATGCTCAAAGCACTTTGAGAGGACAGCATTTAAGAATCCATTGATCGTATCTTTAGGGTGAGTAAAATATTTGGTggtacgtgttttttttttgttttactcaaCATTTTCTAATTCTATGAAAATTAGATTACAAAAGCATGCGGTTCCCACTATCAAAACGCTGAACCCCACCGCAGTGGAGGACAACGTATTGGATTACGAGTCACAGTACATCGAACTTTTAAGCAGCGACATGACCGTTGATACTGGTGTTGTTGAAGAACAAATAGATTATGGTAAGTTAAATACTTTGTACTTCATTGATACAGTACTGACTACTACCTACATAAATGCCATTCTCGAGTTCAGATCGTGCCATTGTGTGCACTCCACGGATACGACGACTTTTAAGGCCcaatgtccacgtagcggttttcaagctgcgtgcacgccgcgtcacgtaaggtacccagcatcaaattgAGTAATGCACACAtatacgtgtgcacgactacatttgaagCTGAGTGGACGCGGTGtacacgcagcttgaaaaaacgctacgtgggcatcgtgGGCCCTAACtagtttgaaaattgttctgaaaaagaaaaacagattttctgcaatttttatCAATACTAAAGTGACGTTTCACAGAATTGCAACCCTGTATagaaatttagcaacccagtatggggcgctatatttggaaactcacggctaattttgagttgcgttctcattttacattcccgtttagatacTACCGGTGTAGAAGTGGGTCGCTATATagggcccggaaatagcgatagggacCCAGATGGTGACTCCCGTGGAGATGCTCTTAAATATCTTTATCTTTTGTGTTTTATTGTAGGTAAGTAGAATATTTTGCTGAAAGTATCATTTgttatgtttattatttttaaaaaatctataGATTAAAAATGGAGACGATGGATTGCACCAAGGATCTTTTGTTATTTTCCGCTGTTTGCTTCCGGCGAGGCTTCCGGTGAAGGTTTGTTTAAAGTGAAGTTTAAATATGCTACTGTTAGTGCAGGGTGTTGAAAATCGGGGAACATCCGACAACAAGGAAAATCCGCAACATACGACAACGACATCCGGAAACAAGTTCTTCCGATACTCGTCTTAAGACACGATTCGGATCTTCCAGCACCGAAAGCAGGAAATTAGAAAACCCTTCCGCTAACTGAGAAGAAATAGCCGATACTAAAAGTCCGAGACGGAGACGTTGAGACGGATCGGTCTCCACATTTTACATCGGGTGGAAGTTGCTCTTTTGAGCACTGTTGAGGAGGAGGTTATGGAAGTCAATCATGATATGACGGTTTACCCGGAACCAAGAAAACAGTTATTGATCAACCCACTGCGTTAATTTCATAATATGATTTGTACTGGCACCACAACCGTCAGCAGACGAACTACACTTGTCGGAGTATTTCCCATCACAACAGCGTCCATAGTTATCGAGCGAGTGCTATTTGCCTCATATTTATCAGGGAACACCGGAATTATCAGACGTCATGTTGCTTCAACACAAAACACCATCATATTTACATTATCCGTTAGTCGATCAGCAGTCGCACGAGCTGGTCCTCACTGGCTCTGATGACACCAACCCTCCGTCACATCTTCCTGCACCCGATATCAAACGTAGGTACCAGTAACACTTGCTGCTGAAATCTAAATATCCTTGCAATCCTTGTCTATGATGATAAGTGAAGCAGCTGAGTGCAAAAAAAACGCCCGTGCTATTCTCGTTTCTGGTAAGTAATACCTTTGGTTTATTATCTAATGAGAGACTATTTGGGCACCACCGCTATTTCCGCCCATCGTTATTTGATTTGAATACGACTGAGTCATGAACGCTGGGGACACGTAGGCCCAAACAGTCATTCTCCATATACCAATGAATCTCGACGCATtctttcatttatatttattgcTTGTTTCAGACTAAAGAGCTTGAATGATTGTCTTTCAGCATTCAGAAAAACCGGTCGGCCAGTTAAATCACCAAAACGGTAAAATTTTAAACTTCATAATTCCGCAGCTGGAGGTTGCCAGGACAGTGCAGGGGTGCAGGGCGCATGCTAGTACCGTACAAAGTGTACTCTCGTGTGTATTGAATATTTTCGGAGAATGCACGAAGAAGCACAGCAGTCCTCCCAACCCCTCTACTGGGCTTCCAGATTTTCGATATTTGCAGAAGACAACCGGTACCAACGCACTCGACATATTCACAGGTAAAACTCAATTATGATACACTACCGCTATCTCaaaattaataatattttttttgtcacaGAATTCCAAGCGGTGGTCATGCACAGTTCTTCGTTACAATCCACAACGGATTCTAGATTAGCGTACATTCCACAGCAGAAGCCATTTTCTCATCTCACAACGTGGAATTCGGACGACCGCTTCTGTGCGTGTGCAGCCAAAGACCCAGCACATTAGTATACTGCAAAACTCCGAAGGCCGATAAAGTTGTACGTTGTGTTGTTAAAAGCTTCAACCAGTCGTAGAAAAAATCACTTTTCCGACAACTCCAACATAGAGATCTTCTCGATACTCGATACTATTTACATGCTGCCTCACTTGTCGTAACCGGATCATCCTCGTGGAAGTGACTGTATAATGGTGACCTGAATGGTGATGGTGAATGGTGATCGATCTATTTATTGATCGAATAAACTGGAAAAGGAGACAAAATCATACAACGGGCCGTTCAAGATGTAGAAATCGCAAGATGGAAATGTAACGAGACGCGAAAGGGGAGGCTGATATTCCGTTTTGCATCAAGGGCTGGTATTTGATGTTGCTATCGCAGACTTTGAAGTTTGGTAGGTTATTTagataatgaattattggcagtggctggttttctactcgccgcagccacatccaggcgctatactgccgttctacgcataattgtcccatgtacataaggaatcccagcaaacatgggacaaatatgcgtataacggcagtatagtatatgtacaaaatagccagcaagagttaaccgccagaaatttgtatggcgaaagacatctaacgctggttttctcaaaattaggaacttttcatgaaaaactatttggtatcggttatgagggatggtgtccgctactacacctaccaaatattttttcgattaaagtgcttaattttgagaaatcgaaccttagatgcctttcgccatactgatttcagaaagttaactcctagtgtgccgctgtaagcacgctcaaagcagtcgattcattgaaatttaattattagatggcataatgaatcgcctgctttgagcgtgcttacagcggcacactaggagttaactttctaaaaccagtatggcgaaaggcatctaaggttcgatttctcaaaattaggcacctttatcgaaaaaaatatttggtaggcgtagtagcggacaccttcctacataaccggtaccaaatattttttcatgaaaagtttctagtttcgagaaaacccgcgttagatgtctttcgccatacaaatttctggcggttaactcatgctagctattttgcgcatatactaaaGCGCttggatgtggcagcggcgggtagaatatcaaccactgccaataattcattgacgaTTTGATTATATTTTCCAGGTCTTGGTGCGGCCGGTCGCAACGGTTTGACCGATCGATCGAATAACATCCGGCACTATCCGGCGCAGCCATCATGGGTCAAGCTGTCactatatattatatattattggATCCTGGTGATCCTTTTATTGTCAGTTTACGTGATTCGGTGCTTGCTGCGATTGATCTTCCAACTAAGGAACTGAATGATATTCCAGTTCGCCTGACATTGATACCATCAGATCCTGTATTGCCATTAATGATGAGTCTCCCAACTGCTGGTAATGCAGTAATAGCCAATCATCAATCAACAAAATAACTCGCTCTATTCAATGAATATGTAGAACATGCGTATTAACAacaataaaattattgtttgatatttatatattttttaaaatattttttatttttcttgattttttttttcaaaccaaaacaagcaaaatttatatatttatatttaatattacCCATATTTAGacaatttcaattaaatataagttttattttgaattatttt comes from Armigeres subalbatus isolate Guangzhou_Male chromosome 2, GZ_Asu_2, whole genome shotgun sequence and encodes:
- the LOC134217244 gene encoding uncharacterized protein LOC134217244, translating into MREAGQSKDVFKFRHVCSKHFERTAFKNPLIVSLGLQKHAVPTIKTLNPTAVEDNVLDYESQYIELLSSDMTVDTGVVEEQIDYDRAIVCTPRIRRLLRPNVHVAVFKLRARRVT